From a single Daphnia pulex isolate KAP4 chromosome 2, ASM2113471v1 genomic region:
- the LOC124210465 gene encoding E3 ubiquitin-protein ligase znrf2-like — protein sequence MGSKASTPASPVSDDSSPTRQIYSRAERVSDYEQSSRQARQERSFMERAESSIQNFIYSTNTSSVDIQRSSHTNGQHTAATHDRLGSSLETPAHQPVRPSSIPTTTSSRSYSIGSSGAGVAVGQQSDSTGSSISSNTGLGHFLSNFNLWRASGPSSSDRQRAQSLSHMPDPALLNQSSTTNQGGDPPSRSHYETEEPSSLSNPRAALTRLLTSRESRSTSSSANNPSSATIAESSSGHHQRRDNSGAFSVRDLTFAAAQEFLAEATLNGLGLGRVYVTHSLPSHMWAVNGIKCPVCSKFVMPDDIECHLVMCLTKPRLNYNEDILTDEKGECVICLEDLLKGHVIARLPCLCVYHKSCIDQWFDVNRSCPEHPSD from the exons ATGGGTAGCAAGGCCAGTACTCCAGCTTCACCAGTGAGTGACGACTCATCTCCAACCAGACAAATCTATTCACGAGCTGAAAGGGTGTCTGACTATGAGCAATCTTCCAGGCAAGCTAGGCAAGAGAGAAGTTTCATGGAGAGAGCTGAAAGCTCAATCCAAAATTTCATATACTCTACCAACACTTCGAGTGTCGACATACAACGATCCAGTCACACCAATGGACAACACACTGCAGCTACACATGACAGGCTGGGCTCCTCACTTGAAACACCAGCACATCAACCAGTCAGACCCAGTTCTATACCAACCACTACTAGTAGCAGGAGTTACAGCATCGGTAGCAGTGGTGCCGGTGTGGCAGTAGGGCAGCAGAGTGACAGCACTGGCAGCAGTATCAGCAGCAATACCGGTTTGGGACACTTTCTTAGCAATTTCAATTTGTGGAGAGCATCTGGACCCAGTTCTTCTGACCGTCAGAGAGCCCAATCTCTCTCCCACATGCCTGATCCAGCTCTACTTAACCAGTCATCCACCACAAATCAGGGTGGGGATCCTCCTAGTCGCTCTCATTATGAAACGGAAGAACCTTCGTCCTTATCGAATCCTAGAGCGGCCCTGACAAGACTTCTCACTTCCAGAGAAAGCCGTTCAACCAGCAGCTCCGCCAACAATCCTTCATCTGCCACTATTGCTGAAAGCAGCAGTGGTCATCATCAGCGACGGGACAATTCAGGAGCCTTTTCGGTGCGAGATTTGACCTTCGCCGCTGCCCAAGAGTTCCTAGCCGAAGCCACGCTTAACGGACTAGGATTAGGCCGCGTCTACGTAACTCACTCACTACCCAGTCACATGTGGGCAGTTAATG GCATCAAATGCCCGGTCTGCTCCAAGTTTGTGATGCCTGACGACATCGAGTGTCATCTCGTCATGTGTCTGACCAAGCCCAGATTGAATTACAACG AGGACATTCTGACTGACGAAAAAGGCGAGTGCGTCATCTGCTTGGAGGACTTGCTCAAAGGTCACGTCATAGCCCGTCTACCTTGCCTCTGCGTTTACCACAAAAG CTGCATCGACCAGTGGTTTGACGTGAACAGAAGTTGTCCCGAGCATCCATCTGATTGA
- the LOC124210464 gene encoding regulator of MON1-CCZ1 complex-like yields the protein MSRTTIETTEASFLLQLSQTAIHFEPVTKITNVFYDEVTRQVFTVRSGGATGVNVKGPRMKNPINFRVEDKGAVLSIKFSPDQQILAIQRTSKSVEFQNFSNQVPDGVEYSQPCRGSSTVIVGFVWVSNTDFILITNQGIEHYQVVPEKRCLRAVKNHSIQSNWFVYCPLSGLLLVSSGPLGTSLQPYLFKNHQLLRLTKFEVDIPNPPQPARLCLVERDVTPTMLYNQMVVLVLKHPIKPNSTVGRETPASGNSEIVVYTLCKDAPPRKTHVLQLETSGKLAVSILDNLIIVHHQASKTSSIFDINLTGESDGRVMTLHPFLASVTIRPYFLNIPASAAMLNHEPSQMSCELYSPNWVFFQSNIIIDALLGCLWSLELVLTPLIDMVDNPCELFDFLLQRTESKSTVMALLSRLMCYSHSVGADVPVLGRVFDKLNEAYRNHLDIEIQSQIAMPAGAFQLSTGSSSRRPNVVIDQTDVYSRILSPMTESKPMDETHDRFIVAVVNEYIRSLVQYHIPVQHFIYEVLIEAFARLGQFYQLHQLFQYHAVADSKPLACLLLSLESVYPAAYQLAVDMLKRISNANEEIVEILLSKNKVLSALRFARDTIPVESISARKFLEAAQNSQDPSVFYGVYQYFQQRNRRVRGSLAFLKGEHCEVYIRHFKLLFGDGDCSTSLTDSLSMG from the exons atgtctcgCACCACAATCGAAACTACCGAAGCGAGTTTTTTACTCCAATTAAGTCAAACTGCAATTCACTTTGAACCTGTTACAAAAATCACAAATGTTTTCTACGATGAAGTGACTCGCCAGGTCTTCACAGTTCGATCCGGGGGAGCAACAGGAGTAAACGTCAAAGGCCCAAGGATGAAAAATCCTATAAATTTCCGAGTTGAAGATAAAGGAGCAGTACTTTCTATTAAATTCTCACCTGATCAACAGATCTTAGCAATTCAGAGAACTTCAAAATcagttgaatttcaaaatttttcaaatcaagtgCCTGATGGTGTAGAATACTCTCAACCCTGTAGAGGAAGTTCAACTGTTATTGTTGGATTTGTTTGGGTTTCAAACACAGACTTTATTCTGATAACTAATCAGGGAATAGAGCACTATCAAGTTGTGCCTGAAAAAAGATGCCTGAGAGCTGTGAAAAACCACAGTATTCAAAGCAACTGGTTTGTATATTGTCCCCTGTCTGGACTTTTATTGGTATCATCTGGCCCACTTGGTACTAGTCTTCAGCCCTATCTCTTCAAAAACCATCAGCTTCTACGTCTTACCAAATTTGAAGTCGACATTCCAAATCCTCCACAACCTGCACGTCTTTGCCTAGTCGAGAGAGACGTCACACCAACCATGCTTTACAATCAAATGGTAGTACTCGTCCTTAAGCATCCAATTAAACCAAATTCTACGGTCGGACGAGAGACCCCAGCATCAGGAAATTCGGAAATTGTCGTTTACACTTTGTGCAAAGACGCCCCTCCCCGGAAAACTCACGTACTTCAATTGGAAACCAGTGGCAAACTAGCTGTAAGCATCTTGGACAACTTGATTATTGTCCACCATCAAGCCTCTAAGACGTCATCCATTTTTGACATAAACTTGACGGGTGAATCAGACGGTCGAGTGATGACGTTGCATCCGTTCCTAGCATCCGTTACTATTCGCCCATACTTCCTCAACATCCCCGCTTCAGCCGCTATGCTGAACCACGAACCTTCTCAGATGAGTTGTGAGCTATATTCTCCAAACTGG gtattttttcaatccaaCATCATTATCGACGCTCTATTAGGATGCCTTTGGAGTCTGGAACTAGTCCTAACTCCTTTGATTGATATGGTTGACAATCCTTGTGAATTGTTTGACTTCCTCCTGCAGAGAACGGAATCCAAATCGACTGTGATGGCACTCTTGAGTCGATTAATGTGCTATTCTCATTCAGTGGGAGCCGATGTGCCTGTCCTTGGCCGAGTATTCGATAAACTCAACGAAGCATACCGTAACCATTTGGACATTGAGATTCAGAGTCAGATCGCCATGCCAGCTGGTGCGTTTCAGTTGAGTACCGGATCTTCTTCACGACGACCCAATGTGGTTATTGACCAGACTGATGTCTACTCTCGTATCTTGTCACCCATGACGGAAAGCAAGCCAATGGATGAGACGCATGACCGTTTTATTGTGGCTGTCGTCAACGAGTACATTCGATCCCTCGTCCAATATCACATTCCAGTACAGCACTTTATTTATGAAGTACTCATCGAAGCTTTTGCACGTTTGGGACAGTTCTACCAGCTTCACCAGCTCTTCCAGTACCACGCAGTAGCTGATTCGAAACCTTTG GCGTGCCTCCTGCTTTCGTTAGAAAGTGTATATCCAGCGGCGTATCAGCTCGCAGTCGACATGCTTAAGCGGATTTCAAATGCCAATGAAGAAATTGTAGAAATCCTGCTGTCCAAGAACAAAGTCCTGTCGGCATTAAG GTTCGCTCGGGATACAATTCCGGTTGAAAGCATATCAGCTCGCAAATTTCTCGAAGCGGCTCAAAACTCTCAGGATCCCTCCGTTTTTTATGGTGTCTACCAGTACTTTCAACAACGCAACCGGCGCGTTCGTGGAAGTTTAGCATTTTTGAAAGGAGAACACTGCGAAGTGTATATCC gtCATTTTAAGTTACTTTTCGGCGATGGTGATTGCAGTACTAGTCTAACCGATTCGCTATCAATGGGAtag